The DNA window GATTTTTTTAATATAGTTGATGGAAGAACCAATCAAATAGTGGCCTCTTTCATTGGAGAATTGGAAGCCAATAAATTTATACAATCTCTTATTAAAACTGGCAATAAGAGTCTTTCTAATTGAGAACAACCTCAAAAAAATAATTTCTCTAAAAATGCTGCAATACATGAAGATCCATTTAAATTAAAATTAGGGAAAACAGCACCTTATGGAGTATCTGACCAATATTTAAATGAAAATAGAGTAACAAAACCGGAATTAATAAATAATGTCCAAAATGGAATACCACAACAAGATTCTGGAAAAAGCGAAGTACCAAGTATTGTACAAAATTTTATCCATTCAACTTATCCTAGTGTACAACAACCAGTTTATGGTTATCCACCTATGCAACAACCAGTTTATGGTTATCCACCTATGCAACAACCAGTTTATCCGACATATAATGGTCCAACACAAAATTTCGGAATAATGAATGGTCAAAATAGTGCACCAGGAGCACCATTTCAAAGTGTTGGATATCCTCAACCTCCAACTAATTTTAATAATGATATGTATAATCAACCAAACAATTATTTTAATCAAGAACAGTCTAACTCAAATAAATTATCAGGTCAAATAAATAATCTTTCTGATCAACTACTTAATTTAAGTGGAAAGGTAAATAGTATTTCTGACAAATTAAAAAATGAACAGAATCAAGCTATTATAGATAATCAAAATATTCAAATTGAACAAAGAATTCAAGAATTAAAAGAGCTTGAAGAAAAGCAAAAAAATGAAAAATTAAAAGAACTTCAAGAAAAGCAAAGCTATGAAGAATTTAGAAGATTTCAAGAAAGACAAAACTATGAAGAACTTGAAAAAGAAAATAATTTAAATAGTGATGAAGATATAGAAATTAATCAAACAGTTCAAAATTTTAAAGATTTACAACAATATCCTGAGAATGAAAATGAAAATGAAAATGAGAATGAAAATGAAGAATTTAAGTTTGGATTTAATGATAATACTATTTCAATTGATTCAAGTTTATTTGAAGAAGATAAATTGGGAGCTATTATTCAAGAGGGAAAAAAATTTATAAATAATACAGATGATGATAGTTTAGGAGAAGTTTCTGCATATAAAGAAATGAGTAATTTTTCTAATTATGAAGAAAATATTGAAACAAAAAGTAATCAAGAAAATTTTATTTTAGAAGATGATCTAAAAATGATTAATCAAGATTTTAATGAAACTCAAATATCAAATAAAGATAGTTCTGGAATTCAAAATGAAAAAGGTAAAATATTAGGTCTTGAAGATTTGCCAACAGTGAGTGCTGATTTTAATGAAACTCCAACTTTATATCTAAGTGAGGTTGCAAGTGAATTAATTAAGGAACATCAAGAAAATAAAGAAGTAAATGAAATAGAACAATTAAAATCTAAAAATGAAAATATAACTATTGATGATACTGAATTTGATGATTTTAATCCGGAAGATCTTAATGAACAATATCAAGAAAAATTAGATTCTGAGGTTATACCATTAAAAAAAAGTGATCCTAATGTAATTGATTTGGGACCAGTTTTAGAAGATGATCAAATATTTTCTACTCCTAGGAAAGATGCACAATTAGAAGATTTTGAAGAAACACAACTATCTAAAAAAGAAAAAAAACAATTAAGAAAAATAAAAAAAAGAGAAGAAAATTCTAGAAAGAAATACGAAAAGTTACTTAAATAATGAATATATTAAAAGAATTAAGCGAAGAGTGAATAGAGTTATTTTCTACTGATGATATTATTAAAGATATCAATAGCATTATTAATAAAATAGAAGATTTTGAAAATATATATCCTAAAAAAGAAGATATTTTTAAAGTGTTTAATCTGATTAAACCTCAAGATATTAAAGTAATAATTATTGGACAAGACCCTTATCATGGTAAAAATCAAGCAAATGGAATAGCTTTTAGTGTATCCAATAATGTTAGAACTCCGCCAAGTTTAAGAAATATTTTTAAAGAATTAAGAAGTGATCTTGGTATTGACCATTCGCAAAATAATGATTTATCAAATTGAGTTAAACAAGGAGTTTTTTTAATTAACTCTTGTTTGACAGTTGAAAAGGGAATACCAAATTCTCATAAAAATTTAGGCTGAGATAAAATAATTTTAAAAATTTTAAATCAAATTAATAAAGTTAACAAGGATATAATTTTTTGTTTGTGGGGAAATTTTGCAAAAAAACTATATAATAGTCTTGTATTTAAAAATGAGAACGAAATTATTTTTTCTGCTCATCCGTCACCATTTAGTTTTAAAAATGGTTTTGAAAATAGTAAACCTTTTTCAAAAATAAACTTAATGCTGAAAAATAATAATAAAAAAGAAATTTTTTGAGAATACTAAGGAGCAAAAATATGAACAACATTAGTAAATGGTTATTAGAGGGTAATAATATGGCCTATGCAATGTCTGCATTTATAGGTTTCTTTATTGCTATTTATTTTTTTTATAATGCAGTTTCATATTGAGTTCTTAAAGAAAGATACCATGGTATAAGATTTACTACAAAAAATATTGCTTATATAACAATGTTTACAGCAATAAATGTAAGTGTTACTGTTGTTATTTCATTAACTTTACCAATTACTGTCTTTCCGCCAATTAGAATTGCATTTGAAGGTGTTATGGTAAAAATAACGGGCTTTATTTTTGGTCCAATAATTGGAGTTTTAGTTGCTCTTATTACAGAAGTTTTAGTTATGATTTTTGTACCTTCATTTATTCACCCAGCTTTTATAATTGTAATAATTTGTTATGGGTTTATTGCAGGTATCGGGTCAAGTTTTTTAAGACTAGGTAAGGGTTATAATTGAGTACCAGTACTTTTAATTAATTTATTTTTAATTTTATTTGCTATTTTTATAGTGTTTGTAATTAGTGCTTACCCAGATGATGAAAAAATTAAGATTTTAAGTTTTGAGGTTTCTAAAGAGGTTTATAAATGAATTTTTTTAGGCTCAATAATTATTTGTCTTGGATTATTTTGAATAATTTATTTTGCACTTTTATTCAAAGGGCAAAGAAAGACCTTACATGTGCTATTGCCAATAATACTTTTTGCAACAGCATCAGAGTATTTGGTAACAGCCGTCATTTCTGCATGAGGTGATGCAGGATTTTTAGGAATACCATCAGAAGGTGGTTATACAGCAATGTTTATTGGAAGACTTGTTCAAGCTCCATTAAAAATAATATTTAATTCTGCGGTTTTATATTTAACTTATAAAGCTGTAGCTCCATTGATTAAACGAGATAGATAGTGATACTAGAGGTAAAAATAAATGAAATTATATGATTCTTTAAAAAGAGAATTTGTTGAGATTGATGTTCCTAAATTTTGTATTTATAGTTGTGGTCCTACGGTTTATGATTTTATTCATATTGGTAATGCAAGACCTTTAATTTTAACTGACATTATTGTTAGATATCTAGAATACATGGAAATCAAATATAAATATCTTTTAAATATTACAGATATTGATGACAAAATAATTCAAAGAGCTGCTGAAAATAATATTACAGAAGAAGATCATGCTAAAATCTATTCTGATGCTTTTTTAAATGATCTTAAGAATTTGAATATTAAATCTCCAACTTTGATAACACCAATTTCTTCAAAAATAAGTGAAATTTTAATTTTTATTGATGATCTATTGAAAAAAGGATTTGCTTATGAAAAAAAAGGTAATGTCTATTTTGATATAAGTCAATGAAATAACCAGTATGGATCTTTGTCAAATCAAAATATTAATAATCTAAATAACGGTGAAAGAATTGAAGTAGACGAAAATAAAAAAAATCCTCAGGATTTTATTCTTTGAAAAAAAACAAAAACTGGTAAAAAATGACTTTCTAAATGAGGGTTTGGGAGACCAGGATGACATACAGAATGTGCTCTTTTAATAGATGACTTTTTTAAAGATACAATTGATATTCATGTTGGAGGAATTGACTTGAAATTTCCTCATCATGAGAATGAAAGAATTCAATATATTGCAAAGAATTCAAAAGAATTATCAAACATTTGATTGCATAATGGTCATATTTCAATTGAAGATGTTAAAATGTCTAAATCTCTTAAAAATACAATTCTTGTTAAAGATTTTTTAGAAGAAAATGGAGCAAATTCATTAAGATACATATTCTTAAATTCAAATTATAGACAACCTTTAAATATCTCTCAAGATTTAATTAATCAATCACTTGATTGAGTTTCAAAAATTGAGTCATTGTTAAAGACTATTAATTGATCTACTGCAATTGGGCAATTAATATTGATAAATGAAACTCCAATTGATGAAGATTTTAATTCTTATAAATACATTACAAATTTTAAATCTCTATTAAATGACGATTTAAATACTCCAATGATAATTTCACTTATTGATGAAATGTGTAAAAGCATTAACATTCAAATGAAAAATAAAAAAGTAGATTTAACTTATAAAAAATTACTATCTATTTTAAAAGTTTTAGGCTTCAATTTTAATATAAAAAAATTAGATAAGCTAGATATTGAAAAAATAAAAGAGTGAAAGATTTTAGTTTCTCAAAAAAAGTTTGACAAAGCAGATAAATTGAGAGAAACTCTTAAACAGGAGAATATCATTTAATGAAAAACTATATTTATGGAAAAAATGCAGTTGAAAATACAATTAAAAACTTTATAGATGAAATTAAGCAAGTTTTTATTTTGAAAGGTCACGCATTTGATCCAGAAATTTTTAGTATCATAAAACAAAAAAATTTGGAATGACACTCTTTGGAAAGGCAAGAGTTTAACTCACTAATAAAAGATGGAGTTAATCATCAAGGTTTAATTGCACAAGTAAAGGACTTCAATTATCTTGAATTAAAAGACTTCTATAATAATTCAAAATTAAAACAAAAAGTTTTGATTTTAGATAAAATACAAGATCCACAAAATTTTGGATCAATTATTAGAACTGCTAGTCTTTTTGGAGTTGATGGGATTATTATACAAGAAACCAATCAAGTTCAAGTTACACCAGCAGTTATGAAAGCTTCTGCGGGAACGATTTATAATGTGCCAATCATCAAAGTTAGTAATCTTAAATCTGCAATTAGCAGCTTAAAAGATAGGGGATTTTGGATATATAGTTCTTATTTAAATGAGGAAAGTAAATCCATTGGGGAAATCGATTTTGATAATAAATCAGTAATAATTATAGGGAATGAGGGAAATGGAATTGGAAGTAAAATCATAGAAATGTCAGATTTCACTTTTAAAATTGAAACTAATAACGTGATTGACTCGTTAAATGTTTCTGTTGCAACAGGAATAATCCTTTTTGAATTATCTAAAAAGTAATTTTTGAAAGGAACAATAAATGCCAAATAAATATGGCGCGTTAGACGCAATTAAAGAAACAATAAGAATAGAATTTGGAAATGAAATTTCTGAAAAGGAATTATTACATTTTCAAAAATCTGTAATAAAAATTATTAACACAGAACATATCAAGTTAGGTTATCTCCAATTGGATAAAGATGATTTTACATCACACGTTTTTTTTGCACTTAAAGAGATTAAAAGCAAATTTGATATAAATAGAAAAGTGCCTTTATTAGCTTATGCAAATTTTATAATTAAGAGACGTATCTTAGATTATGCAAAATATCTTAAAAGGGATAAAAGAAAAATAACTCTATTAATAATAAACTCATTTAGAAGTGGAATCACAGAAGAGGGTCAGACTTTTATTGATAGAGATATTGATAAATTTTCTTTGCAAATATATAATGAAGAACAGAAAAATCTCTATATTAGAAAAACCTTAAAAAATTTCATAGAGTATGAGTGCTTAGAAAAAGAAGCTCTTATTGCAAAAATGATGTATAAAGGATATAGTCAAAAAGAGATTATTAGTAAATTAAAAATTAAAAGAAAGGATTTTTTGGAATTTAAAGAAAAACTAAAAATTCTTTTTAAGGGTTTTATTAAAGATAGTTCTAATATATAATATGTAAGAAAAGAAGAGAGTGTTTTCATGCCACAATCAAAAAAGAAAGTTATATTAGTTTGTAGTGAGTGCCTTTCAAGAAATTATACTATTCAAAAAAGTACTATTTCTCAAAGAGAGAGATTGCAAATTAAAAAACATTGTATTACTTGTAATGCACATGTTTTACATAAGGAGACAAGATAAATATGTCTGATAAAAATAATTCAAAAGAGCAAAAAGCTCAAGAAAAATTAAAGAAAATTCAAGACAAAAAAGCTCAAAAAGATAGTAAAAAGACTCTAAAGAAAGAGAAAAAAGAAGAATTTACTAAACTATTTAATGAGTTTGAGGGGCATGATGGTACACAAGAAGGAAAAATCAAAGCAGCTAAAAAAAGAAAAGTAAAAAAAGAAAAAGAAAAAATAAATTACAAATTAGCTATAAAAGAGGCACCTATTAAGTTTCTTAAAGAAGTAAATAAAATACAATGATCTTCAAGAAAAAATTTAGGAACAAAATTTTTATGAGTTATAATATTTATTGCAATCTTTGGAGTATTCTTTTTCTTTGTTGACTGAGGATTTCAAAGCTTATTTGAACTTATTAAAATTATTTAAAAGGAGATTATCATGGAACAACGCTTATTTGACTTAGAAGATGAATTAGCATCTTATAAAGGACAATGATTTGTAATTAATTGTAATAGTGGACACG is part of the Spiroplasma cantharicola genome and encodes:
- the rlmB gene encoding 23S rRNA (guanosine(2251)-2'-O)-methyltransferase RlmB, with protein sequence MKNYIYGKNAVENTIKNFIDEIKQVFILKGHAFDPEIFSIIKQKNLEWHSLERQEFNSLIKDGVNHQGLIAQVKDFNYLELKDFYNNSKLKQKVLILDKIQDPQNFGSIIRTASLFGVDGIIIQETNQVQVTPAVMKASAGTIYNVPIIKVSNLKSAISSLKDRGFWIYSSYLNEESKSIGEIDFDNKSVIIIGNEGNGIGSKIIEMSDFTFKIETNNVIDSLNVSVATGIILFELSKK
- the rpmG gene encoding 50S ribosomal protein L33 — encoded protein: MPQSKKKVILVCSECLSRNYTIQKSTISQRERLQIKKHCITCNAHVLHKETR
- the cysS gene encoding cysteine--tRNA ligase encodes the protein MKLYDSLKREFVEIDVPKFCIYSCGPTVYDFIHIGNARPLILTDIIVRYLEYMEIKYKYLLNITDIDDKIIQRAAENNITEEDHAKIYSDAFLNDLKNLNIKSPTLITPISSKISEILIFIDDLLKKGFAYEKKGNVYFDISQWNNQYGSLSNQNINNLNNGERIEVDENKKNPQDFILWKKTKTGKKWLSKWGFGRPGWHTECALLIDDFFKDTIDIHVGGIDLKFPHHENERIQYIAKNSKELSNIWLHNGHISIEDVKMSKSLKNTILVKDFLEENGANSLRYIFLNSNYRQPLNISQDLINQSLDWVSKIESLLKTINWSTAIGQLILINETPIDEDFNSYKYITNFKSLLNDDLNTPMIISLIDEMCKSINIQMKNKKVDLTYKKLLSILKVLGFNFNIKKLDKLDIEKIKEWKILVSQKKFDKADKLRETLKQENII
- the secE gene encoding preprotein translocase subunit SecE encodes the protein MSDKNNSKEQKAQEKLKKIQDKKAQKDSKKTLKKEKKEEFTKLFNEFEGHDGTQEGKIKAAKKRKVKKEKEKINYKLAIKEAPIKFLKEVNKIQWSSRKNLGTKFLWVIIFIAIFGVFFFFVDWGFQSLFELIKII
- a CDS encoding uracil-DNA glycosylase, whose protein sequence is MNILKELSEEWIELFSTDDIIKDINSIINKIEDFENIYPKKEDIFKVFNLIKPQDIKVIIIGQDPYHGKNQANGIAFSVSNNVRTPPSLRNIFKELRSDLGIDHSQNNDLSNWVKQGVFLINSCLTVEKGIPNSHKNLGWDKIILKILNQINKVNKDIIFCLWGNFAKKLYNSLVFKNENEIIFSAHPSPFSFKNGFENSKPFSKINLMLKNNNKKEIFWEY